The following are encoded together in the Microcaecilia unicolor chromosome 12, aMicUni1.1, whole genome shotgun sequence genome:
- the TIMM8B gene encoding mitochondrial import inner membrane translocase subunit Tim8 B, translating to MSDFGSSLDFSATPGAGGGAQDSAELQRLLAVEQQKAQFTAQVHNFMDVCWDKCVDKPGSKLDSRTESCLVSCVDRFIDTTLSITNRFSQIVQKGGH from the exons ATGTCGGACTTCGGGTCGAGTCTGGATTTCAGTGCCACTCCAGGAGCAGGCGGCGGCGCCCAAGATTCGGCGGAACTGCAGCGGCTACTGGCAGTGGAGCAGCAGAAGGCTCAATTTACAGCACAG GTTCATAACTTTATGGATGTTTGCTGGGATAAGTGTGTGGACAAACCTGGTTCAAAGCTGGATTCAAGGACAGAAAGCTGCCTAGTTAGTTGCGTGGATCGATTCATTGATACAACATTGTCCATAACCAACAGGTTTTCTCAGATCGTACAGAAAGGAGGACACTGA